A single region of the Enterococcus mundtii genome encodes:
- a CDS encoding recombinase family protein, translated as MTRKIYGYARVSTKQQDLSRQLDLLETYHCEKIYTEKISGVRASRPELNKLKKRVKTGDQIVIESFSRFGRSTKDLINLVYFFEKKGVKIISIKENFDTQTPQGKLMITVFQAFSQFERDIIVERTLEGLNSARARGKVGGRPKVDQDVLQESLSLHLTKGLSVSEVCKKTGIKQSTFYRYLKLERNLSELS; from the coding sequence ATGACTAGAAAAATTTACGGCTATGCTCGAGTTTCAACTAAACAACAAGATCTTTCGCGACAGTTAGATTTATTAGAAACTTATCATTGCGAAAAAATATATACTGAAAAAATCAGTGGTGTCCGTGCAAGTCGTCCAGAACTAAATAAACTAAAAAAACGTGTAAAGACCGGTGATCAAATAGTCATTGAAAGCTTCTCACGATTTGGACGTAGCACAAAAGATTTAATTAACCTTGTTTATTTTTTTGAAAAAAAAGGAGTTAAAATAATCAGTATAAAAGAAAATTTTGATACTCAAACTCCTCAGGGAAAATTAATGATCACTGTTTTCCAAGCTTTTAGTCAATTTGAACGAGATATTATTGTTGAAAGGACCCTTGAAGGATTAAACTCTGCACGTGCAAGAGGTAAGGTTGGTGGCCGGCCAAAGGTAGATCAAGACGTTCTTCAAGAATCACTCTCATTACACCTTACAAAAGGATTATCTGTCTCAGAAGTTTGTAAAAAAACTGGGATTAAACAATCAACTTTTTATCGCTATTTAAAACTAGAGAGGAATCTTTCTGAATTGAGTTAG
- a CDS encoding LPXTG cell wall anchor domain-containing protein, producing MKHLKRCILSIGVVLIQVYAPLVVHGTEVHSVETEGTIGFTGVYETPGIPEPAPEVEVKPSFPKEIVQSPSEVRKSEHKKLPQTNESQMSAWKILGILIIVVILGFWFWKKQKEKNNQRK from the coding sequence ATGAAACACTTAAAAAGATGCATATTAAGTATAGGTGTAGTATTGATTCAAGTTTATGCACCACTAGTTGTTCATGGGACAGAAGTACACTCGGTGGAAACTGAAGGAACAATTGGTTTTACTGGGGTATATGAAACACCAGGAATACCAGAGCCAGCACCAGAAGTTGAGGTAAAACCAAGCTTTCCCAAAGAAATTGTTCAATCACCATCAGAAGTGCGAAAGAGTGAACATAAAAAATTACCTCAAACGAACGAGAGTCAGATGAGTGCTTGGAAAATATTGGGCATTCTGATCATCGTAGTCATACTTGGCTTTTGGTTTTGGAAAAAACAAAAAGAAAAAAACAATCAAAGAAAGTAG
- a CDS encoding WxL domain-containing protein translates to MKFVRLATIATLSTTIFAGGAISAFADETRQVTTNGNIEFTPSTDEPEIVVPPVEEPDVEIEPEVPGTTGPLSIVKAATMNFGSQVISNQDQTYNMIAERQQKTGTTGEENKVPFASFAQVSDTRGSNAGWNLKVSLSDFQAGNTQNAILRGAKVTLKDPQIRYMGNNQELAPAAHANTLELEPNSGAVSVMTAESSKGAGRSSVVWGNQPDLDAQFEADPSATVTNNAIQLFVPGASAKDATTYTSTLTWELTTTPGSDVGA, encoded by the coding sequence ATGAAATTCGTTAGATTAGCAACCATTGCAACATTATCAACTACTATTTTCGCCGGAGGAGCGATTTCTGCGTTTGCCGACGAGACTCGTCAAGTGACGACCAACGGAAATATCGAATTTACACCTAGTACAGACGAACCAGAAATCGTTGTTCCACCAGTAGAAGAACCAGATGTAGAGATTGAACCAGAAGTACCCGGAACCACGGGTCCTTTGTCAATTGTAAAGGCTGCGACAATGAATTTTGGTTCACAAGTGATTTCAAATCAAGATCAAACGTACAATATGATTGCAGAAAGACAACAGAAGACCGGGACGACTGGTGAGGAAAATAAAGTTCCTTTTGCCAGTTTTGCACAAGTTTCTGATACTAGAGGAAGCAATGCAGGCTGGAATTTGAAAGTCAGTCTAAGTGACTTTCAAGCGGGAAATACGCAAAACGCTATCTTGAGAGGAGCCAAAGTCACTTTAAAGGATCCACAAATTCGATACATGGGGAACAATCAAGAGTTAGCTCCAGCTGCACATGCAAATACTTTGGAATTGGAGCCTAATAGTGGCGCAGTTTCAGTTATGACCGCTGAGTCAAGTAAAGGAGCAGGGCGTTCATCTGTTGTTTGGGGAAATCAACCAGACTTAGATGCCCAATTTGAGGCAGATCCAAGTGCAACTGTGACAAACAATGCCATTCAATTATTTGTACCTGGCGCGTCAGCCAAAGACGCGACCACTTATACCTCAACATTGACATGGGAATTAACGACTACACCAGGTAGCGATGTAGGAGCCTAA
- a CDS encoding DUF916 and DUF3324 domain-containing protein — MIKSTIYQIKRRIQWSGRLLIMLAFLFSPILVSAEENLSFYVTPEFPESQVEGSGRYFDLNSEPGSTEELTLKIQNANDQAKTIEITAHTAFTNVQGVVEYGKDAEKADPTLPYSLADLIEPPVPIELAGNETKTVKVMLNMPKEAFSGFLAGGLRIAEVKEKPQETETSGEGVAIKNEFAYVIGVVVSNDRSAVKPDLDLLDVFADQLNYRNVISANLQNFTPTFVNHLEVKATVQKEGENDILYRAKQEQMQMAPNSNFNFPISLEGDRFRSGDYVLKMTARSGEEEWQWERKFTIEADTARALNQQDVTIDTSINWWLVAAVILILFLLLIIVWLLIKKQRAKNKEDQ, encoded by the coding sequence ATGATAAAAAGTACGATATATCAAATAAAGAGGAGGATTCAATGGAGTGGACGATTACTTATTATGTTAGCGTTTTTGTTCTCTCCAATTCTTGTTTCTGCAGAAGAAAATTTAAGTTTTTATGTCACACCAGAGTTTCCAGAGAGTCAAGTAGAAGGAAGTGGCCGTTACTTCGACCTTAACAGTGAACCTGGAAGTACAGAGGAATTGACACTGAAAATTCAAAATGCTAATGATCAAGCAAAGACGATTGAAATCACGGCTCATACGGCATTTACTAATGTCCAAGGAGTGGTGGAATATGGTAAAGATGCCGAAAAAGCAGACCCAACCTTACCCTATTCTTTGGCAGACTTAATTGAACCCCCAGTCCCTATTGAGCTTGCAGGAAACGAAACAAAGACTGTCAAAGTAATGCTAAACATGCCTAAAGAAGCTTTTTCAGGGTTTTTAGCGGGAGGCTTAAGAATTGCAGAGGTGAAAGAAAAGCCACAGGAAACAGAAACAAGTGGAGAAGGAGTGGCGATCAAAAATGAATTTGCCTATGTCATAGGTGTAGTGGTGAGTAATGATCGCTCTGCCGTAAAACCTGATTTAGATTTATTGGATGTCTTTGCCGATCAACTCAACTATCGCAATGTTATCAGTGCGAACTTACAGAACTTTACACCTACCTTTGTCAATCATTTAGAAGTAAAAGCAACGGTACAAAAAGAAGGGGAGAACGATATTCTCTATCGAGCTAAGCAAGAACAGATGCAAATGGCACCTAATTCTAATTTCAACTTCCCCATCTCTTTAGAAGGGGATCGCTTTCGAAGTGGCGACTACGTGTTGAAAATGACGGCACGTTCAGGAGAAGAGGAATGGCAATGGGAACGGAAATTTACCATTGAAGCAGATACAGCCCGAGCATTGAATCAGCAAGATGTCACAATTGATACGAGTATTAATTGGTGGCTCGTTGCCGCGGTCATCCTGATTCTTTTCTTATTGTTGATTATTGTTTGGTTACTTATTAAGAAGCAAAGAGCTAAAAATAAGGAGGACCAGTGA
- a CDS encoding WxL domain-containing protein, giving the protein MKIKKVLVVASVSLLCFPSLFFSVISTSMPVFAIENSVELSRESELMDPLTNTTETKAPIFSFEENQEPSIANKQFQLVVRSSQDVSEFVLNLPEGVSIVEDKSADSKFTNIEGGQWQVRTNSPQMIFSIPLVVEKAGAYEIAVGESKMTLNIQSEESQQPSEQEVTSSEEKETAKTEESTVEEEASVSSDEKSSTTDTSQNDPEQVTESARSTKEASVQDVANWEEFIRAFVDPSITTINVVSDFQTPDNPRLNLTDITTGGTNNPNGGTAFVYLNVANISRNLTVEGNGHQIDFRAITLCFNNITANSSTPWNIALKDLEIYHGNYYGPLTFNDLNVTNQTASQITYHNITNYGNQLIHSPYSSIKISGKSSSKQVSEYTSSFGTWRINALDQTNIYASNLTIVEDAEVELETISAGNLDLGGVVHPNNNFRMEKNSSLNAVSKGNAGEADGTSLLVRRGSVEIDEGAKLNLVPQNLRSAISLRTANSSLRIKEKGVLTIDSQGTKANANGALYNIIWMAAGSNLLVESGSTLNIVATEMAASPSNLLHVNGDATVSIGKDATLNIKSDSTSNDQNLMYFASAGSTFEFSDAQEVNLERTGTIAGTSTANGLINIAGSTGLLDIDVQSVKQWARGNFEEIPDHSWTPIFNLNLRYTGIVPRINDDVSSIPQETADSFKQYFTTQNVQRVLFEKIPDVEVTIDPLTEDPNEVNSHTITGKANPNSMIRFSGDPAIPAGSITSPDISESEKYHTTADENGDYRYELPEDRRFTAGNTVTAYAFLNGKNDTASTMVEEKIVVAPVDPLDPETEVEPENKPEIPEDQGRLSLDFVSQFNFETQKISVSDQTYYAQPQRLLNEDGTVNETKERPNYVQISDRRAANERNGWQLSVTQNGQFRNESGHELIGSEIQLFNQELVTAQGGTKPELQEEPVQRIVPNTRKVLIQANGESGTGTWIYRFGDQQTADKSVSLYVPGGTNPEATSYSTKLTWELSAVPGN; this is encoded by the coding sequence ATGAAAATTAAAAAAGTCTTGGTCGTGGCAAGTGTTAGTCTTCTTTGTTTTCCTTCGCTCTTTTTCTCAGTGATTTCAACGAGTATGCCTGTGTTTGCCATTGAGAATTCTGTGGAACTATCGAGAGAATCAGAATTGATGGATCCACTGACCAATACAACAGAAACAAAAGCGCCCATTTTTTCATTCGAAGAAAATCAAGAGCCATCTATAGCAAATAAACAGTTTCAATTAGTCGTACGTTCCAGTCAAGATGTTTCCGAGTTTGTGTTGAATCTCCCAGAGGGAGTCAGTATCGTAGAAGACAAATCTGCTGATAGTAAGTTCACTAATATAGAAGGAGGCCAGTGGCAAGTACGGACGAATTCTCCACAAATGATCTTTTCCATTCCACTAGTTGTAGAAAAAGCAGGAGCCTATGAGATAGCTGTCGGAGAATCAAAAATGACGCTTAACATTCAATCAGAGGAGAGTCAACAACCCAGTGAACAAGAAGTCACTTCCTCGGAAGAAAAAGAAACAGCGAAGACCGAAGAATCAACAGTCGAAGAAGAAGCGAGTGTATCAAGTGATGAAAAATCATCAACCACAGATACTTCGCAAAATGATCCAGAACAAGTAACAGAAAGCGCTCGGTCAACAAAAGAAGCGAGTGTCCAAGATGTGGCGAATTGGGAAGAGTTTATCCGTGCATTTGTAGATCCGTCAATAACAACGATTAATGTTGTTTCTGATTTTCAAACACCAGATAATCCTCGACTCAATCTAACGGATATTACAACAGGTGGAACGAATAATCCTAATGGTGGGACAGCATTTGTTTATCTTAATGTAGCTAATATCTCTAGAAATCTAACGGTCGAAGGAAATGGCCATCAAATTGATTTTCGCGCAATCACTTTATGTTTTAACAATATTACGGCTAATTCTTCAACTCCTTGGAATATCGCGTTAAAAGATTTAGAGATATACCACGGAAACTATTATGGACCGTTGACTTTCAATGATTTGAACGTGACGAATCAAACTGCTAGTCAGATCACTTACCATAATATTACGAACTACGGAAATCAACTGATTCATTCACCTTACAGTAGTATTAAAATCTCAGGTAAATCAAGTAGTAAACAAGTATCAGAGTATACTTCCTCTTTTGGTACGTGGCGCATCAATGCACTAGATCAAACGAATATCTATGCTTCAAATTTAACGATAGTTGAAGATGCTGAGGTTGAATTAGAAACAATTAGCGCAGGTAATTTAGATTTAGGAGGAGTAGTACACCCCAATAACAACTTTAGAATGGAAAAAAATTCATCTTTAAATGCTGTATCAAAAGGAAATGCTGGCGAAGCTGATGGAACAAGTTTACTCGTTCGAAGAGGCAGTGTTGAAATAGATGAGGGTGCAAAGCTGAACTTAGTACCACAAAATCTAAGATCAGCAATTTCTTTACGTACTGCGAACTCATCGCTCAGAATAAAAGAAAAAGGCGTCCTTACCATCGATTCTCAAGGAACAAAGGCGAATGCTAATGGTGCCCTATATAATATTATTTGGATGGCGGCAGGAAGTAATCTACTAGTAGAAAGCGGGAGTACACTGAATATTGTTGCTACTGAAATGGCTGCCTCACCATCGAATCTTTTACATGTTAATGGAGATGCAACGGTATCCATCGGCAAAGATGCCACCTTGAATATAAAAAGTGACAGCACCTCAAATGATCAAAATTTGATGTACTTCGCTTCTGCTGGGTCAACTTTTGAATTTTCTGATGCTCAAGAAGTCAATTTGGAACGAACTGGAACGATTGCCGGAACGTCGACCGCCAACGGATTGATTAATATCGCAGGAAGTACCGGTCTATTAGATATCGATGTCCAATCAGTGAAACAATGGGCAAGAGGAAATTTTGAAGAGATACCTGATCATTCATGGACACCTATCTTCAATTTGAATCTACGCTATACAGGAATTGTACCTAGGATTAACGATGATGTTTCTTCTATTCCACAAGAAACAGCGGATAGTTTTAAACAATATTTCACTACGCAAAATGTCCAACGGGTTTTATTTGAAAAAATTCCAGATGTCGAAGTCACGATTGATCCGTTAACAGAAGATCCGAATGAAGTGAATTCTCATACGATTACTGGAAAGGCGAATCCTAATAGTATGATCCGCTTCTCAGGCGATCCGGCGATTCCTGCAGGCTCTATTACTTCACCTGATATTTCTGAAAGTGAAAAGTATCATACAACGGCAGATGAGAATGGGGATTATCGTTATGAATTACCGGAAGATCGACGATTCACTGCTGGAAATACCGTGACAGCCTATGCTTTTTTGAATGGGAAAAATGATACCGCTAGTACAATGGTAGAGGAAAAAATTGTGGTGGCACCTGTGGATCCATTAGATCCTGAAACGGAAGTTGAACCGGAGAATAAACCAGAAATCCCAGAAGATCAAGGACGTTTGAGTCTAGATTTTGTGTCCCAATTTAACTTTGAGACACAAAAAATATCTGTTAGTGATCAAACGTATTACGCCCAACCACAACGGTTATTAAATGAAGATGGAACGGTTAACGAGACGAAAGAGCGTCCAAACTATGTGCAGATCAGTGACCGTCGTGCCGCCAATGAGCGCAATGGATGGCAATTATCAGTTACTCAGAACGGACAATTCCGTAATGAAAGCGGACATGAATTGATTGGGTCTGAAATCCAGTTATTCAATCAAGAACTAGTGACTGCACAAGGCGGGACTAAACCTGAACTACAGGAAGAACCTGTACAAAGAATCGTACCAAATACAAGGAAAGTACTCATACAAGCAAACGGAGAATCTGGTACAGGAACGTGGATCTATCGTTTTGGGGATCAACAAACGGCAGATAAAAGTGTCAGTCTCTATGTCCCTGGAGGGACAAATCCAGAAGCAACTAGTTATTCGACCAAGCTGACATGGGAATTAAGTGCAGTTCCTGGTAATTAA
- a CDS encoding TspO/MBR family protein, with product MNYLKDYRLWLCLVGIVGLGFLSSIFSGNPGDYYYSLQLPPFAPPSWIFGPMWTLLYIMMGGALYLIINLPSTKMKGRLLILFAIQFICNFLWTILFFNLKNSFIAAIDISLLLVFLTILLYQLWMNSRKAMLLMIPYYIWVIFATILNYSIYFLN from the coding sequence ATGAATTATTTAAAAGATTATCGTTTATGGTTATGTCTTGTAGGAATCGTTGGGTTAGGATTTTTATCAAGTATTTTTAGTGGCAACCCAGGAGACTATTATTATTCTTTACAGTTACCGCCATTTGCACCGCCTAGCTGGATATTCGGACCGATGTGGACCCTTCTATATATTATGATGGGAGGCGCGTTGTATTTAATAATCAATCTACCTTCTACAAAAATGAAGGGCAGATTATTAATCCTATTTGCGATTCAGTTTATTTGTAATTTTTTATGGACGATATTATTCTTTAATTTGAAGAATAGCTTTATTGCAGCTATTGATATCAGCTTACTTTTAGTTTTCTTAACGATTTTACTCTATCAATTGTGGATGAATAGTCGGAAAGCTATGCTATTGATGATTCCCTATTATATATGGGTAATATTTGCTACTATATTAAATTATTCAATTTATTTTTTGAATTAA
- a CDS encoding LytR/AlgR family response regulator transcription factor has product MIPIYICEDDPKQLEMITTVIKNRIMIENLGYYIHFVTSNPQDLLTSVQINTSPFGIYFLDIELKDSELNGIELGKKIRDLDPSGKIIYVTSYTDLSLIILKNNIEPTDYIIKEDILHLKDNIERILSKLFKDLQIAPLEKEMFKIEFNDEIKFLPVKDIQYFSTSPGVPHKLEVHLPYSQFQFYGNIKEIEDRNHHFIRCHKSFVVNTQNIQMINKKIREVTLENGDIIPVSIRGLKKLIT; this is encoded by the coding sequence ATGATTCCAATATATATATGTGAAGATGATCCGAAACAACTGGAGATGATAACTACTGTCATAAAGAATCGAATCATGATTGAAAATTTAGGCTACTATATCCATTTCGTTACTTCAAATCCCCAAGATTTACTCACAAGTGTTCAAATAAATACATCTCCTTTTGGTATTTATTTTTTAGATATCGAATTGAAGGACAGTGAATTGAATGGGATTGAACTCGGTAAAAAAATTCGTGATCTTGATCCATCTGGTAAAATAATTTATGTCACTTCTTATACTGATCTTTCGTTGATTATTTTGAAAAATAATATTGAACCCACTGATTATATTATCAAGGAAGATATTTTACATTTGAAAGATAATATCGAACGTATTTTAAGTAAGCTATTTAAAGATCTTCAAATAGCTCCTTTAGAAAAAGAGATGTTTAAAATCGAATTCAACGATGAAATCAAATTTTTACCTGTTAAAGATATCCAATACTTTTCTACTTCTCCTGGTGTACCTCATAAATTAGAGGTACATCTCCCTTATAGTCAATTCCAGTTCTATGGCAACATAAAAGAGATTGAAGATAGAAACCATCACTTTATTCGTTGCCATAAATCATTTGTAGTAAATACCCAGAATATTCAAATGATTAATAAAAAAATACGGGAAGTTACTTTAGAAAACGGGGACATTATTCCAGTATCCATTCGTGGTCTGAAAAAACTAATTACTTGA
- a CDS encoding GHKL domain-containing protein encodes MFLWPIALQYFIYTICILLIDYQIVHKSLFLIVTCLNAILLSVLYPLFGIFSTLIAIFMLAMIFHCLSSSHRPLVYALTLGLLSSLLGDHLASIGDFIVFGSPVIEPGDSSQYFHIALSALLSFILAYSFRKSLDNWSYVIDYQIIGTIGVFILSTYYIIILYTRFSGGNPEVLALNTTFFILYLCIGLIIFIYYWKISNAKMEEQLLEQRIQLQQDYIRDIEKNYQELREFKHDYQNLLFSMNSYIIEEDLEGLQKYYDQNILPTREIMNLTPVNLSLLDKINVPEIRSLLSLKLMMAIEKSISLQITIPEEVKIDSKHTVNLVRILGIVLDNATEGAAVTKKKKIELLILKKKNSLVIRVVNTTINTLPLNQLKQKGFSTKSNPKNEGLGLHILDNLAKTNPYLLIETSIENQRFSQTIYIQTH; translated from the coding sequence ATGTTTTTATGGCCTATAGCCTTACAATATTTCATATATACAATTTGTATATTACTCATCGATTATCAAATAGTACATAAATCTCTTTTTCTAATTGTTACTTGTTTAAATGCTATCTTATTAAGTGTCTTGTACCCACTATTTGGGATTTTTTCTACACTAATAGCAATTTTTATGTTAGCTATGATATTCCATTGTTTATCTTCATCACATCGACCCTTAGTATATGCTTTAACTTTGGGATTATTATCTTCCCTACTAGGAGATCATCTAGCAAGTATAGGAGATTTTATAGTATTTGGTTCTCCAGTGATCGAACCCGGAGACAGCTCGCAATACTTTCATATTGCGCTTTCAGCTCTTTTGTCTTTTATCCTTGCTTATAGTTTTAGAAAATCTCTTGATAATTGGTCTTATGTAATTGATTACCAAATAATCGGTACAATCGGTGTATTTATTCTTTCAACTTATTATATTATTATCTTATATACTCGTTTTTCGGGAGGAAATCCGGAAGTTCTTGCATTAAATACTACTTTTTTTATTCTATATCTATGTATTGGTTTAATTATTTTTATTTATTATTGGAAAATTTCAAATGCAAAAATGGAAGAACAATTATTAGAACAACGAATCCAGCTACAACAAGATTATATAAGAGATATTGAGAAAAATTATCAAGAACTTAGGGAATTCAAGCATGACTATCAGAATCTATTATTTTCGATGAATAGTTATATTATTGAAGAGGATCTAGAAGGACTACAAAAATATTACGATCAAAATATACTTCCTACACGTGAGATAATGAATCTTACCCCAGTAAATCTTAGTTTATTAGATAAAATAAATGTACCGGAAATAAGAAGTTTATTGTCATTAAAATTGATGATGGCAATAGAGAAAAGTATCTCTCTACAGATAACCATACCTGAAGAAGTAAAAATTGATTCCAAGCATACGGTTAATTTAGTTCGTATACTTGGTATTGTCTTAGATAACGCAACAGAAGGAGCTGCTGTGACAAAAAAGAAAAAAATCGAATTGTTAATTTTAAAGAAGAAAAATTCGTTAGTTATTCGAGTAGTTAATACAACTATCAATACACTACCACTTAACCAATTAAAACAAAAGGGTTTTTCTACGAAGAGCAATCCTAAAAATGAAGGACTGGGTCTGCATATCCTGGATAATTTGGCAAAAACGAACCCTTATCTATTGATTGAAACTTCAATTGAAAATCAGCGTTTTTCTCAAACAATTTATATACAAACACATTAA
- a CDS encoding AraC family transcriptional regulator, which produces MFRPNDIFTPNPSQQDIDTTLKEMTEHGDSLFPIAVHYTNHPTHQENMIHPHWHRELEILYVYQGLMEVKIEGVTYVVHEGEVMFIPANQLHEALNHQMNACAFFAIVFDASFIESRVSDHIQQTYLDPLLHSPEQVAIHFTNDCSDILEIQQLVITIIDTFALKESRFELTIKAQLFLLLKHFSRCSTQVNPTKLVASKNKLNTYRCKKIILYLEENYQNTITLEAISRHIGYSKEHFCRFFKKHFRMTFFTYLNQMRIKKAEYLLLHTELKIIDIALEAGFEDANYFSSLFKRETQMTPSNYRKKNAKNH; this is translated from the coding sequence ATGTTTAGACCAAACGATATTTTTACCCCCAATCCTAGTCAACAAGATATTGATACCACGCTAAAGGAAATGACCGAACATGGGGATAGTTTGTTTCCAATTGCCGTTCACTATACGAATCACCCAACCCATCAGGAAAATATGATCCACCCCCATTGGCATCGAGAACTAGAGATTCTTTATGTCTATCAAGGACTCATGGAAGTCAAAATAGAAGGAGTAACTTACGTTGTTCACGAAGGAGAGGTTATGTTTATTCCTGCGAATCAATTACATGAAGCACTCAATCATCAAATGAATGCCTGTGCATTTTTTGCCATCGTATTTGATGCTTCATTCATTGAAAGTCGCGTTTCTGATCATATTCAGCAAACTTATCTTGATCCATTGCTCCATTCACCAGAACAAGTAGCGATCCATTTTACAAATGATTGCTCAGATATTTTGGAGATCCAACAACTTGTTATCACGATCATTGATACATTTGCCTTGAAAGAATCTCGCTTTGAACTGACGATCAAAGCACAATTATTCTTACTGCTCAAACATTTTTCGCGCTGCAGTACTCAGGTAAATCCTACAAAATTAGTTGCTAGTAAAAACAAACTCAACACCTATCGCTGTAAAAAAATCATTCTATACCTTGAAGAAAATTACCAAAACACCATCACTCTTGAAGCAATCAGTCGTCATATTGGCTATAGCAAAGAGCATTTCTGTCGTTTCTTTAAAAAACATTTCCGTATGACTTTTTTTACGTATCTAAATCAAATGCGCATCAAAAAAGCCGAATACCTGTTACTGCATACTGAGTTGAAAATCATCGATATTGCCTTGGAAGCTGGTTTTGAAGACGCGAATTATTTCAGTAGCCTTTTTAAACGTGAAACCCAAATGACTCCGTCAAATTATCGAAAAAAAAACGCAAAAAATCATTGA
- a CDS encoding ABC transporter substrate-binding protein encodes MKKQRGFLILAFIMVFGITGCGTAQSGSSDDGSVTLEIFNIKTETAEQMDALVEDFEKDHPQIKINLTTVGGGTDATAALQSKFSSGDEPDIFMLGGLADTQIWQHKLYDLGETTLAKQAIEGTLEGATLDETVYGVPMNIEGYGWLINQDIFKQAGIDSGSINSFEAFEEAVQLLDSKKDELGLQGVFGFSGAETWVSSQYSSNFLAPEFENSLEKTYQASELSVDYAEQMKNYTDLVIKYNAQPMEAMDYSTSVEELFASEKVAIIHQGNWIVPTLDSLDETFTKEKLGILPMQIEASGESNIVAGPAWYWGVNKDKDQAVIDASIEFLTWMYTDEQAMTAIVDEFQFIPAYTNFSSEAINDPLSKEIYTYLSEGKTVPWVHNSYPDGFGQNIFGVQIQAYAADRISWEEFIDTLQTSWTQERK; translated from the coding sequence ATGAAGAAACAACGAGGATTTTTAATACTTGCTTTTATCATGGTGTTTGGAATTACTGGCTGCGGGACGGCACAAAGCGGGTCTTCAGATGATGGTAGTGTAACATTAGAGATTTTCAATATCAAGACAGAAACAGCCGAGCAAATGGATGCCTTAGTGGAGGATTTCGAGAAAGACCATCCGCAAATCAAGATCAACTTGACGACGGTTGGCGGAGGAACTGATGCGACGGCAGCGTTACAATCAAAGTTTTCCTCAGGAGATGAACCGGATATCTTTATGTTGGGTGGCTTAGCAGATACGCAGATTTGGCAACATAAACTCTATGATCTTGGGGAAACGACATTAGCAAAACAAGCAATTGAGGGGACATTAGAGGGGGCTACACTCGACGAGACGGTCTATGGGGTACCGATGAATATCGAAGGATATGGCTGGTTGATCAACCAGGATATTTTTAAACAAGCTGGCATCGATAGTGGATCGATCAACTCATTTGAGGCATTTGAAGAAGCCGTTCAATTATTGGATAGTAAAAAAGACGAACTTGGGCTACAAGGCGTATTTGGTTTTAGTGGGGCAGAAACGTGGGTATCCAGTCAATATAGTTCGAATTTTCTTGCTCCGGAGTTTGAGAACAGCTTAGAAAAGACTTATCAAGCGTCTGAATTAAGCGTAGATTATGCCGAGCAAATGAAAAACTACACCGACTTGGTCATTAAGTACAATGCACAACCAATGGAGGCAATGGATTATAGTACATCTGTTGAAGAATTATTTGCCAGTGAAAAGGTGGCTATCATCCATCAAGGAAATTGGATCGTACCAACATTAGATAGCTTAGATGAGACGTTCACGAAAGAAAAACTAGGGATTCTTCCTATGCAAATCGAAGCATCGGGAGAAAGCAACATCGTGGCGGGGCCAGCTTGGTATTGGGGGGTCAATAAGGATAAAGATCAAGCAGTCATTGATGCGTCGATCGAATTTTTAACGTGGATGTATACGGATGAGCAGGCGATGACAGCAATCGTTGATGAGTTTCAATTTATTCCGGCGTATACCAACTTTTCGAGCGAAGCGATCAATGATCCGTTATCCAAGGAAATCTATACGTATTTAAGCGAAGGTAAAACCGTTCCATGGGTCCATAATTCCTATCCAGATGGATTTGGACAAAATATATTTGGTGTCCAGATCCAAGCGTATGCAGCCGATCGAATCTCTTGGGAGGAATTTATTGATACCTTGCAGACCAGTTGGACACAAGAAAGGAAGTAA